From the Natranaeroarchaeum aerophilus genome, one window contains:
- a CDS encoding shikimate dehydrogenase, which yields MDVYGLLGNPVGHSLSPPMHEAGYEALGIDARYVTFEPEPAELGRAIDGAEALGISGLNVTIPFKQDVLDHVDVDEMASRIGAVNTIDFTGETVTGHNTDAAGARRAFERHGVSLDGETAVVVGAGGAGRAISFMLADAGASVDIANRTESSAHDLAAVVPEAMGHGLDSLEALLADASVLVNATSVGMEEDATPVPAEALHGDLAVLDAVYRPLETRLLRDAAAQGATTIDGAWMLLYQGVEAFERWTGQDAPVDAMNEALRAAL from the coding sequence ATGGACGTGTACGGACTTCTCGGCAACCCGGTCGGTCACTCGCTGTCCCCGCCCATGCACGAGGCGGGCTACGAAGCGCTCGGTATCGACGCTCGATACGTTACGTTCGAGCCCGAGCCCGCAGAACTCGGTCGGGCGATCGATGGCGCGGAGGCGCTCGGTATCTCCGGACTGAACGTCACGATCCCGTTCAAACAGGACGTACTGGACCACGTCGACGTCGACGAGATGGCGTCCCGGATCGGCGCGGTCAATACGATCGACTTTACCGGCGAGACGGTGACTGGCCACAATACGGACGCGGCGGGCGCGCGACGTGCCTTCGAGCGCCACGGTGTCTCTCTCGACGGCGAGACCGCAGTGGTCGTCGGTGCGGGCGGCGCGGGCCGTGCGATCTCGTTCATGCTCGCGGATGCTGGCGCATCTGTTGATATCGCCAACCGAACGGAATCGAGTGCGCACGACCTCGCCGCAGTAGTGCCTGAGGCGATGGGACACGGGCTCGATTCACTGGAGGCACTGTTGGCGGACGCCTCGGTGCTGGTCAACGCGACCAGCGTCGGTATGGAAGAGGATGCAACCCCGGTTCCGGCCGAGGCCCTCCACGGTGATCTGGCGGTTCTCGACGCGGTCTACCGCCCGCTTGAAACCCGGCTCCTGCGCGATGCGGCGGCACAGGGAGCGACGACGATCGATGGCGCGTGGATGCTGCTGTATCAGGGCGTCGAGGCGTTCGAGCGCTGGACCGGCCAGGACGCCCCGGTCGATGCGATGAACGAGGCGCTCCGCGCAGCGCTGTGA
- a CDS encoding D-aminoacyl-tRNA deacylase codes for MIAIVVSRADSASEQIFEQLLAARDWDRRVDEGREDAAGGGDVFRIDGFELRTFDDWHLELDDAAEPFEDPDLLVFASRHSGETGPLLTAHFTGNFGPAEFGGQDRSLAPTCPNALSTILSAFDEHAPADYDTGIECTHHGPTEIDIPSMFVELGSGEAEWADSTAAAAVARSILDLRGVEPHAKRLEGDIGAPNSEPPRRHLVGIGGGHYAPRFERLIRETDWHVGHIAADWTLDELGSPERHRDVLDEAFRQSEGELALVADTDRDLDDVRRELSESGYRIVSETWLREVDDVPLALADDLESALSPIDGGLRFGTVPDNWDDYTIHELPTGLLDEAQGIASETVRSAVERTTLAFETVENGNRVRGRVAVSEPSNYDVLIDALVDVLAEEYETVRRENGQIIAETTAFDPSLAREAGVPDGPAFGKLSNGEPVSVDGRTIHPDDVESTRTVTFPA; via the coding sequence GTGATCGCGATCGTCGTCAGCAGGGCGGACTCCGCGTCCGAACAGATCTTCGAGCAGCTACTGGCAGCACGGGACTGGGACAGACGCGTCGACGAAGGCCGCGAGGACGCCGCTGGCGGCGGCGATGTCTTCCGAATCGATGGCTTCGAGCTTCGCACCTTCGACGACTGGCATCTCGAACTCGACGATGCCGCCGAGCCGTTTGAGGATCCGGACCTCCTCGTCTTTGCGTCCCGGCATTCTGGGGAAACAGGACCTCTGCTGACGGCTCATTTCACCGGGAACTTCGGCCCGGCCGAGTTCGGTGGTCAGGATCGCTCGCTTGCCCCCACCTGTCCGAACGCCCTCTCGACAATCCTCTCGGCGTTCGACGAACACGCTCCAGCCGACTACGACACCGGGATCGAGTGTACCCACCACGGTCCGACCGAGATCGACATCCCCTCCATGTTCGTCGAACTGGGAAGCGGCGAAGCGGAGTGGGCAGATTCCACAGCCGCGGCCGCCGTTGCGCGCTCGATCCTCGACCTCCGGGGCGTGGAGCCACATGCGAAGCGTCTGGAGGGTGATATCGGGGCACCGAACAGCGAACCGCCACGGCGACACCTCGTCGGGATCGGAGGCGGTCATTACGCGCCGCGATTCGAACGGCTTATCCGTGAAACCGACTGGCACGTCGGCCACATCGCTGCCGACTGGACGCTCGATGAGCTCGGGTCCCCGGAGCGACACCGCGATGTCCTCGACGAAGCGTTCAGGCAAAGCGAGGGCGAGCTCGCGCTCGTCGCGGATACTGACCGCGATCTCGACGATGTCAGGCGGGAGCTCTCGGAATCGGGCTACCGGATCGTGAGCGAGACGTGGCTCCGGGAAGTCGACGACGTTCCACTCGCGCTTGCAGACGATCTCGAATCGGCGCTTTCCCCGATCGATGGCGGATTACGATTCGGAACGGTGCCTGACAACTGGGACGACTACACCATTCACGAGCTCCCGACTGGCCTGCTCGACGAGGCACAGGGGATCGCGTCCGAAACGGTACGGAGTGCAGTCGAGCGGACGACGCTGGCTTTCGAGACCGTCGAGAACGGCAACCGAGTCCGTGGTCGGGTGGCCGTCTCGGAGCCGTCCAACTACGATGTGCTCATCGACGCGCTCGTCGACGTGCTCGCAGAGGAGTACGAGACCGTTCGCCGTGAGAACGGGCAAATTATCGCGGAAACGACGGCGTTCGATCCCTCACTCGCCCGCGAGGCTGGCGTCCCCGATGGGCCAGCGTTCGGAAAACTCTCGAACGGCGAGCCGGTCTCGGTCGACGGGCGAACGATACACCCTGACGATGTCGAGTCGACGCGGACAGTGACGTTCCCCGCCTGA
- a CDS encoding DUF7559 family protein, whose amino-acid sequence MPPTLEVECTSDECEIDMLELHYTYDMPDDVGVDDFVCPYCQRSSVLEEIVV is encoded by the coding sequence ATGCCACCGACTCTGGAAGTCGAATGTACGAGCGATGAGTGCGAGATTGATATGCTGGAGTTACACTACACCTACGATATGCCCGATGACGTGGGAGTCGACGACTTCGTCTGTCCGTACTGTCAGCGTTCGTCCGTACTCGAGGAGATCGTCGTATGA
- a CDS encoding Hsp20/alpha crystallin family protein yields the protein MTLREIGRSVSNTLLRGVGRVSSNVQESKAIPVDLLESDDAILAVFDAPGTARDDVQVRFSEGSLHVRIDRFREGHDGFETVFPGRGLALTGEVELPSDAEVDPNAATATISGNGTLEIHVPKADATDDTQDDDIDVEA from the coding sequence ATGACGCTCCGGGAGATCGGGCGCTCAGTCAGTAATACGCTCCTTCGCGGCGTCGGACGTGTCTCCAGTAATGTACAGGAGAGCAAGGCGATCCCGGTTGACCTGCTCGAAAGCGACGACGCCATTCTGGCTGTGTTCGATGCACCCGGAACTGCCCGGGACGACGTTCAGGTGCGGTTCAGCGAAGGAAGCCTCCATGTCCGTATCGACCGGTTCCGTGAGGGGCACGACGGGTTCGAGACAGTGTTTCCCGGCCGCGGACTCGCGCTCACGGGCGAAGTAGAGCTTCCGTCCGACGCCGAGGTAGACCCGAATGCAGCAACCGCAACGATCAGCGGGAACGGCACCCTGGAGATCCACGTCCCGAAAGCCGACGCAACTGACGACACACAGGACGACGATATCGACGTCGAAGCGTAG
- a CDS encoding CBS domain-containing protein: MRSFRIGTAFGIPIKLDLTFLLVLPLFAYLIGSQITATTELLNDAIAAGIEVDAITTGLTPWILGFTAAVGLFVGILLHELGHSFVAMRYGYPIDSITLWIFGGIAALSEMPEDWRQEFNIAIAGPIVSVLVGLVCYGLFVGVLLVDPFESTPVVSFGTLFVLGYLAVLNVVLAVFNMIPAFPMDGGRILRAFLARNRPYARATETAAEVGKFFAVLLGLFGLFSFNIIMIGVAFFVYIAASTEARQVLTKAALEGVTVADVMTPAERLHTVPPEMAVSELLQKMFTQRHTGYPVMSNGRPVGVVTLDDAREVQPVERDAYTVDDIMTRDLRTISPDADAMEAITTIQQEDIGRLLVVDEFGTVVGLVSRTDLMTALDVIRSSGVESLGDQTEPVR; the protein is encoded by the coding sequence ATGCGAAGTTTCCGGATCGGTACCGCATTCGGTATCCCGATCAAGCTCGATCTCACCTTTTTGCTAGTACTACCGCTGTTCGCGTATCTGATCGGGTCTCAGATCACGGCTACCACGGAGTTGCTCAACGATGCAATCGCGGCGGGGATCGAAGTCGACGCGATCACCACCGGGCTGACACCGTGGATCCTGGGATTTACTGCAGCGGTCGGGCTGTTTGTCGGCATTCTGTTGCACGAACTCGGCCACTCTTTTGTCGCGATGCGATACGGCTACCCCATTGACTCGATCACCCTCTGGATTTTCGGCGGCATCGCCGCGCTCTCGGAGATGCCCGAAGACTGGCGACAGGAGTTCAATATCGCTATCGCGGGGCCGATCGTCAGCGTACTCGTCGGCCTCGTCTGCTACGGTCTGTTCGTCGGTGTCCTGCTCGTCGACCCGTTCGAATCCACACCTGTCGTGTCCTTCGGAACGCTGTTCGTACTCGGCTATCTCGCCGTCCTGAATGTCGTCCTCGCCGTCTTCAACATGATACCGGCGTTCCCGATGGACGGAGGACGGATTCTCCGGGCGTTTCTCGCCAGAAACCGACCGTACGCCCGCGCCACCGAGACGGCCGCCGAGGTCGGGAAGTTCTTCGCCGTGCTGCTGGGGCTGTTCGGTCTGTTTTCGTTCAACATCATCATGATTGGTGTCGCCTTCTTCGTCTACATCGCGGCGTCGACGGAGGCGAGGCAAGTGCTGACGAAGGCCGCACTCGAAGGCGTGACCGTCGCGGACGTGATGACGCCCGCAGAACGACTCCACACCGTCCCGCCGGAGATGGCGGTCTCCGAACTACTTCAGAAGATGTTCACACAACGTCATACCGGATACCCAGTAATGTCCAATGGGCGGCCTGTCGGTGTCGTCACGCTCGACGACGCCAGAGAGGTCCAGCCCGTCGAACGGGACGCATACACCGTCGATGACATCATGACACGTGACCTCCGAACGATTTCGCCCGATGCCGACGCCATGGAAGCGATCACGACCATCCAGCAGGAAGATATCGGCCGACTCCTTGTCGTCGACGAGTTCGGAACCGTTGTGGGGCTGGTCTCGCGCACCGACCTGATGACTGCGCTGGATGTCATTCGGTCGTCCGGTGTGGAGTCACTCGGGGACCAGACCGAGCCGGTCCGATAA
- a CDS encoding PAS domain-containing response regulator, with protein sequence MATGSRSSIEVLIVDDNPRFGELAEMFLEDEFDDLAVTTATSADAGERLLAENDIDCIVSDYQMPERDGIEFLQAVREDSPELPFILMTGKGDETVASRAITAGVTDYIRKEAGSEHYDLLAHRIRNVVEQRRTEAAKRARNRRIRRVYERIDDGFVALDTEWRLTYMNSHASELLDRDRKELLGQSIADVFPGIEETEFYDAATDVLAEKEAFTVEEHYDILDAWIEARIYPDIDGLSVYFRDITERKEREKSLERSRKRYHALVDTAPTAILVTDAETGEIVEANQAAESMIGYSTDELSGEHHSKIHPEEDRELYESLFRERLNSGSGLVNRHVDGSQIYIERADGERIPVEISAQVIELADERLVQSVIRDVVKRS encoded by the coding sequence ATGGCTACTGGATCCCGCTCCTCTATCGAGGTTCTCATCGTCGATGACAATCCCCGGTTTGGCGAGTTGGCGGAGATGTTTCTCGAAGACGAGTTCGACGATCTCGCGGTCACGACTGCAACGAGCGCTGACGCGGGCGAGCGGCTGTTAGCTGAAAACGATATCGACTGTATCGTCAGTGATTATCAGATGCCGGAACGCGACGGAATCGAGTTCTTGCAGGCCGTTCGGGAGGATTCGCCGGAGCTCCCGTTCATCCTGATGACTGGGAAGGGTGACGAGACGGTTGCCAGTCGGGCGATTACGGCGGGCGTCACCGATTACATCAGGAAGGAAGCCGGGAGCGAACACTACGATCTGTTGGCTCACCGGATCCGAAACGTCGTCGAGCAGCGCCGGACCGAAGCGGCAAAGCGAGCGCGTAACCGGCGGATTCGACGCGTCTATGAACGGATCGATGACGGCTTCGTCGCGCTGGATACGGAGTGGCGGCTAACGTATATGAACAGCCATGCCAGCGAGTTGCTCGACAGGGACCGCAAGGAGCTGCTCGGTCAGTCCATTGCGGACGTGTTCCCAGGGATCGAAGAGACCGAGTTCTACGACGCGGCGACGGACGTCCTCGCGGAAAAGGAGGCGTTCACCGTTGAGGAGCACTACGACATACTCGACGCGTGGATCGAAGCGAGGATCTACCCGGATATCGACGGGCTCTCGGTCTACTTCCGTGATATCACGGAGCGGAAAGAGCGCGAGAAGTCGCTGGAGCGGTCTCGAAAGCGATATCATGCACTCGTCGATACAGCTCCGACCGCGATCCTGGTAACTGATGCGGAGACAGGTGAGATCGTGGAGGCGAATCAGGCTGCAGAGAGCATGATCGGCTACTCTACCGACGAGCTGTCCGGAGAGCATCATAGCAAGATCCATCCAGAAGAGGACAGAGAGCTGTACGAATCGCTCTTCCGTGAGCGTCTGAATAGCGGGTCGGGACTGGTCAACCGTCACGTCGACGGCTCACAGATATACATCGAGCGGGCGGACGGCGAGCGGATCCCGGTCGAGATCTCCGCACAGGTCATCGAGCTAGCGGACGAGCGGCTTGTCCAGAGCGTCATCAGAGACGTGGTCAAACGGTCGTGA
- a CDS encoding DUF5814 domain-containing protein, with amino-acid sequence MAITDKIYVKNHRQLSSQLDTNIPKGAFKGATLDILFQGGGLEQLDDATRDRVLEFAEDFLDCDCDNNPYCGCPERKFIRYLLELRAEGLGPDAIVDVMSDDYMLYAYPGDILSFLDQGVRTLEATEELAKVDGNREAQEAARTAKRELSR; translated from the coding sequence GTGGCGATCACGGACAAGATCTACGTCAAGAACCACCGGCAGCTCAGCTCCCAGCTCGACACAAACATTCCGAAGGGGGCGTTCAAGGGGGCGACGCTCGATATCCTCTTTCAGGGCGGTGGGCTCGAACAACTCGACGACGCGACGCGGGATCGCGTGCTCGAGTTCGCCGAGGACTTTCTGGACTGTGACTGCGATAACAACCCCTACTGTGGCTGTCCCGAGCGGAAGTTCATCCGCTACCTGCTCGAACTCCGGGCGGAGGGCCTCGGGCCGGACGCCATCGTGGACGTGATGAGCGACGACTACATGCTGTATGCCTATCCGGGCGATATCCTCTCCTTTCTCGACCAGGGCGTCCGGACGCTCGAAGCGACCGAGGAGCTGGCGAAGGTCGATGGCAACCGTGAGGCACAGGAGGCCGCCCGGACGGCAAAACGGGAACTGTCGCGCTAA
- a CDS encoding ribbon-helix-helix protein, CopG family yields the protein MGNKNKTISFRVNEDAFETLREIAEERDISLSAVFRDYVDQLVAHDGQVQVVPENELGPTAEDGEFPPSVTVPKSFIREHERLELEAEHLREQLDEYKGYVAHLREQVDEDEAEDVIYLEDLDDESGESDETVRLG from the coding sequence ATGGGGAACAAAAACAAGACGATCTCGTTTCGGGTGAACGAGGACGCCTTCGAGACGCTCCGGGAGATCGCCGAGGAGCGCGATATTTCGCTCTCGGCCGTCTTCCGGGATTACGTCGACCAGCTTGTCGCCCACGACGGACAGGTACAGGTCGTCCCCGAGAACGAACTGGGGCCAACCGCCGAGGACGGCGAGTTCCCACCGAGCGTCACTGTCCCGAAGAGTTTCATTCGGGAACACGAGCGTCTGGAGCTCGAAGCCGAGCACCTCCGCGAACAGCTGGACGAGTACAAAGGCTACGTTGCACATCTCCGCGAGCAGGTCGACGAGGATGAAGCGGAGGACGTGATCTATCTCGAAGACCTCGATGACGAGAGCGGTGAGTCCGACGAAACGGTCCGACTTGGTTAG
- a CDS encoding DUF2391 family protein, producing the protein MSSEGKDQRQSPTDYDINDVLRQLDELEGTVDTSKERQEVRRTRRMLESVPGSDRIRKYTSRDIAEGFVGGIIFALPLLVEDGVFEIAEWFVEFTVASIPIFFVINVLFIVGLVSGLLYFTDIRNVQVRLLFGFLPKRLTAVLLISLCVAAGTMLMWGRLTAEGPSNFEMLARITVIWAAAALGASLGDILPGESSGTDIADRVAEIGDRESGSPE; encoded by the coding sequence ATGAGCTCCGAGGGAAAAGATCAGAGACAATCACCGACCGATTACGATATCAACGACGTCCTGCGGCAACTGGACGAGTTGGAGGGAACGGTAGATACCTCGAAAGAGCGACAGGAAGTCCGTCGAACGCGGCGGATGCTCGAATCAGTGCCCGGCAGTGACCGCATCAGAAAATACACGTCGAGAGATATCGCAGAGGGGTTTGTCGGCGGAATTATCTTTGCGCTCCCACTTCTCGTCGAGGACGGCGTCTTCGAGATCGCCGAGTGGTTCGTCGAGTTCACCGTGGCCTCTATCCCGATCTTCTTTGTCATCAACGTGCTGTTCATCGTGGGACTGGTGAGCGGTCTGCTCTATTTCACCGATATCCGCAACGTGCAGGTCCGCTTGCTGTTTGGATTCCTGCCAAAACGACTGACTGCCGTGCTGTTGATTTCCCTCTGTGTCGCCGCCGGGACGATGCTCATGTGGGGGCGGCTCACTGCCGAGGGACCGTCGAATTTCGAGATGCTGGCACGGATCACCGTTATCTGGGCAGCCGCAGCGCTGGGGGCGTCGCTGGGTGACATTCTGCCCGGCGAAAGCAGCGGGACGGATATCGCCGATCGCGTCGCCGAGATCGGGGACCGGGAATCCGGTAGTCCGGAGTAA
- a CDS encoding YMGG-like glycine zipper-containing protein produces MKQRLNLIFNRAKYAAIGAAVGAAVGGIVSKNAASTGGAIGGLVGAVVGETRVSAETVYEQFKDSLSDYELGSGSEAPETE; encoded by the coding sequence ATGAAACAACGACTCAACCTGATCTTCAATCGGGCGAAGTACGCGGCGATCGGTGCGGCGGTCGGCGCAGCAGTCGGTGGGATCGTCAGCAAGAACGCCGCGAGTACCGGCGGCGCAATCGGCGGCCTCGTTGGCGCGGTTGTCGGCGAGACGCGTGTTAGTGCCGAAACGGTGTACGAGCAGTTCAAAGATAGTCTGTCCGACTACGAACTCGGCTCCGGAAGCGAAGCCCCCGAGACCGAGTAA
- a CDS encoding MFS transporter, which yields MDSRRVWLVAIFLFVMGDAVATQIRGALLESFQSSFGVSEALLGLVAPAGTVGFVVAVLAIGFVSGRIDLKRTLLIGVAATTVSLLVMSAAPVYWLFLAVMVGQGAAVGAFRGVDRPILSHLYPSRRGRIFALYSLAWALGAVTGPVLVNAVLSVTDWRVTYAILGLFFVPIGLLIWRTELPASTDNEQSLSLDALRTLVRRPAVLGAIICMALLGGIEGIFFTWLPYYASTIVPRDLANLLLSTFLLAYIPGRVLNTWIIERVNYLYLSFGFTLASIPVLLVTFSGIGGWALFMLVFLAGFLISGLFPTLLSFAVEASPEYSGPISAMTTGGTYTGIALAPLGVGVVAELVDIQAAMYLTLGLAIALLIGTVVTWAATRGSAGANATSA from the coding sequence ATGGACTCGCGTCGCGTCTGGCTCGTCGCGATCTTCCTGTTCGTGATGGGCGATGCCGTCGCGACGCAGATACGGGGGGCGCTTCTGGAGAGCTTTCAGTCGTCGTTCGGTGTCTCGGAAGCGCTCCTTGGACTGGTTGCGCCCGCCGGGACGGTCGGGTTCGTCGTCGCGGTGCTTGCGATCGGGTTCGTCTCGGGACGGATCGATCTCAAGCGGACACTCCTGATCGGTGTCGCAGCGACGACCGTTTCGTTGCTCGTGATGAGCGCCGCTCCAGTCTACTGGCTATTTCTTGCGGTGATGGTCGGACAGGGTGCGGCGGTCGGTGCGTTCCGCGGCGTCGACCGGCCGATCCTCTCGCATCTCTATCCGAGTCGTCGGGGGCGGATCTTCGCGCTGTACTCGCTGGCATGGGCGCTCGGTGCGGTGACAGGTCCGGTGCTTGTGAACGCCGTTCTCTCGGTGACGGACTGGCGCGTCACTTACGCGATACTCGGCCTGTTTTTCGTCCCGATCGGGCTGCTCATCTGGCGAACCGAGCTCCCGGCCAGCACTGACAACGAACAGTCGCTCTCACTGGACGCGCTACGGACGCTGGTGCGACGTCCAGCGGTGCTCGGAGCGATAATCTGTATGGCACTTCTCGGCGGGATAGAGGGTATCTTCTTTACGTGGCTGCCCTACTACGCGAGCACGATCGTTCCGCGGGACCTCGCTAACCTGCTACTATCGACGTTCCTGCTGGCGTACATCCCCGGTCGCGTACTGAACACGTGGATCATCGAGCGGGTGAACTATCTCTACCTGAGTTTCGGGTTCACGCTGGCATCGATCCCCGTACTGCTGGTCACGTTCAGCGGCATCGGTGGATGGGCCCTCTTCATGTTGGTTTTCCTCGCTGGGTTTCTGATCTCCGGGCTGTTTCCGACGCTGCTGTCGTTCGCCGTCGAAGCCAGCCCCGAGTACAGCGGTCCGATCAGCGCGATGACGACCGGCGGGACGTACACGGGAATTGCGCTTGCTCCACTCGGCGTCGGCGTCGTCGCTGAACTCGTGGATATTCAGGCCGCGATGTATCTGACCCTCGGTCTCGCTATTGCATTGCTGATCGGGACGGTCGTGACGTGGGCCGCGACACGTGGCTCCGCCGGGGCCAATGCCACCTCGGCGTGA
- a CDS encoding Coenzyme F420 hydrogenase/dehydrogenase, beta subunit C-terminal domain, whose translation MSERDPGIPSSTASNRSVPSKGGDPREQAAESAAPPGKTWFRDLDEAVIESDRCTQCGTCVAACPADSIGIDSEMERPTLVKMCTGCSRCWDYCPRSGLRYERLIEDVESAVPEGVGATYSARAADEPVAAAGQDGGVVTTLLAELIDAGEIDGAVVATKSNEPLHGTATLATTRDELVESAGSFYNQTMQAGRITELIEASELDDPAVAVVGTPCVIEGVTALSEYGYEGELDEVVLTISLMCTRAFESRRLRDAIAELGVDPETVAKLDVDGGTLFGYDADGAVLFDRDVDAFGHAGLKGCDECADFVGGTADISAGSVGSSDGKTTLLARTQRGERAVETAADTLELAALEQEPVLEKVSSWNAKRARSIIPREYDPEGDLDISHAAHHEAYDGTDREAQPLNPARVHQYEEWC comes from the coding sequence ATGTCCGAGCGCGACCCTGGTATTCCAAGCAGTACAGCGAGCAACCGATCCGTGCCGAGCAAGGGCGGCGACCCGCGGGAGCAGGCGGCCGAATCGGCGGCCCCACCCGGCAAGACGTGGTTCCGCGATCTCGACGAGGCGGTCATCGAATCCGACCGCTGTACCCAGTGTGGGACCTGTGTCGCCGCTTGCCCCGCCGATTCCATCGGCATCGACAGCGAGATGGAGCGGCCGACCCTCGTCAAAATGTGCACCGGCTGCTCGCGCTGCTGGGACTACTGCCCGCGCAGTGGCCTGCGCTACGAGCGCCTGATCGAGGACGTCGAGTCGGCGGTTCCGGAAGGCGTCGGGGCGACCTACAGCGCCCGCGCCGCAGACGAACCGGTGGCTGCAGCCGGACAGGACGGTGGCGTCGTTACGACGCTGCTGGCCGAACTCATCGACGCGGGCGAGATCGACGGCGCTGTAGTCGCCACCAAGAGCAACGAGCCGCTCCACGGTACGGCCACGCTGGCGACGACCCGCGACGAACTGGTCGAGAGCGCTGGCAGCTTCTACAACCAGACCATGCAGGCCGGTCGGATCACCGAGTTGATCGAGGCCTCGGAGCTGGACGATCCTGCTGTTGCTGTCGTGGGGACGCCCTGTGTGATCGAGGGCGTCACCGCGCTCTCGGAGTACGGCTACGAGGGCGAACTCGACGAAGTCGTCCTGACGATCTCGCTGATGTGTACCCGCGCGTTCGAGTCGCGACGGCTCCGCGATGCGATCGCCGAACTCGGCGTCGATCCCGAAACGGTCGCAAAACTCGATGTCGACGGCGGAACGCTCTTTGGCTACGACGCCGACGGCGCGGTCCTGTTCGACCGGGACGTCGATGCGTTCGGCCACGCTGGGCTGAAGGGCTGTGACGAGTGTGCGGACTTCGTCGGCGGGACAGCCGATATCTCCGCCGGGAGCGTTGGCAGTAGCGACGGGAAGACCACGCTACTCGCTCGAACCCAGCGAGGCGAGCGCGCGGTCGAGACGGCTGCAGACACGCTCGAACTCGCAGCCCTCGAACAGGAGCCAGTGCTGGAGAAAGTCAGTTCGTGGAACGCAAAGCGTGCCCGCTCCATCATCCCTCGCGAGTACGATCCGGAGGGGGACCTCGACATCTCCCACGCGGCCCACCACGAGGCGTACGACGGTACCGATCGGGAGGCTCAGCCGCTCAATCCGGCACGCGTCCACCAGTACGAGGAGTGGTGTTGA